A genomic window from Punica granatum isolate Tunisia-2019 chromosome 2, ASM765513v2, whole genome shotgun sequence includes:
- the LOC116197756 gene encoding uncharacterized protein LOC116197756, giving the protein MSAAAAAATAGASSSLSASSPKLITSHFSTYYKPSSSSSHHPHAQAQAKKTAFLPGLSLQDARRGASSLFFIYAADRSSRSRINLAAAPRPRGLEITARAAGASKTIEVEVDKPLGLTLGQKPGGGVVITAVDGGGNAARAGLKVGDQVLYTSSFFGDELWPADKLGFTKTAIQAKPDSVDFVVSRGAEVDVKRLPKRPAPPRFGRKLTEAQKARATHICLDCGYIYTLQKPFDEQPDTYACPQCQAPKKRFAKYDVNTGKAIGGGLPPIGVLIGLVAGIGAVGALLVYGLQ; this is encoded by the exons atgtcggcagcagcagcagcagcaacagcgGGTGCTTCTTCCTCTTTATCCGCCTCCTCCCCAAAACTCATCACTTCCCACTTCTCTACTTATTATAAAccatcatcctcctcctctcatCACCCCCATGCCCAGGCCCAGGCCAAG AAAACTGCATTCCTGCCGGGCCTCTCTCTTCAAGATGCCAGAAGGGGTGCCTCCTCTCTGTTTTTCATTTACGCTGCTGACAGAAGCAGCCGCTCTCGCATCAATCTAGCTGCAGCGCCCAGACCTAGAGGGCTCGAGATCACCGCCAGGGCCGCTGGCGCTTCAAAGACTATCGAGGTGGAGGTTGACAAGCCCCTCGGCCTCACCCTGGGCCAGAAGCCCGGTGGCGGCGTAGTCATCACT GCCGTGGATGGTGGAGGAAATGCAGCCAGAGCTGGGCTCAAGGTTGGGGATCAGGTGCTTTACACTAGCAGCTTCTTCGGAGACGAGCTGTGGCCTGCTGACAAGCTCGGCTTTACCAAAACCGCCATCCAAGCAAAGCCTGATTCCGTTGACTTCGTCGTCAGCAG GGGCGCGGAGGTGGATGTGAAAAGGCTGCCAAAGCGTCCAGCTCCTCCCCGTTTCGGAAGGAAGTTGACCGAGGCCCAGAAG GCTAGAGCCACCCACATTTGCCTAGATTgtggatatatatacaccTTGCAGAAACCTTTTGATGAGCAG CCCGATACATATGCATGTCCTCAGTGTCAAGCACCCAAGAAGAGGTTCGCTAAGTACGACGTGAACACTGGGAAAGCAATTGGTGGCGGGTTGCCTCCGATCGGGGTCCTCATTGGACTGGTAGCTGGTATTGGTGCTGTCGGAGCTCTGCTCGTTTATGGCCTTCAATAG
- the LOC116195382 gene encoding late embryogenesis abundant protein At5g17165-like has product MAAANSWKSGGGGLRLVTVGKRLIANRLICNPSIPTPTPTPTPTPSALLRMIPSSSSSLSYTASTSSNNPLPEAYEKNPDDQAPQPVVLDELIQPESEEYWAPNPQTGVFGPTSDHSSNPTEHGEGGAHSSPEGSVLEEEAFFRLTSIEDLEKPVSLPETEAEE; this is encoded by the exons ATGGCGGCGGCTAATAGCTGGAAGAGCGGAGGTGGTGGGCTTCGGCTTGTTACCGTTGGGAAGAGACTAATCGCTAACCGCTTGATCTGCAACCCATCCATTCCAACTCCAACTCCAACTCCAACTCCAACTCCATCTGCTCTGCTGAGGATGATCCCATCATCATCGTCTTCCCTTTCTTACACTGCTAGTACTTCCag CAACAATCCACTCCCGGAAGCATATGAAAAGAACCCTGATGATCAGGCCCCCCAACCTGTGGTCCTGGATGAGTTGATTCAGCCCGAGTCCGAAGAGTACTGGGCTCCCAACCCTCAAACCGGGGTGTTTGGTCCCACCAGTGACCACAGCAGCAACCCCACTGAACACGGGGAGGGTGGGGCGCACTCTTCACCTGAGGGCTCTGTCCTGGAGGAGGAAGCCTTCTTCCGTCTTACCAGTATTGAGGATTTGGAGAAGCCCGTCAGCCTCCCAGAAACAGAGGCAGAAGAATGA
- the LOC116194071 gene encoding ankyrin repeat-containing protein At5g02620-like, which yields MDPQLYEAASSGDLEFITRLKPDNLMYLGHLTPLNNTILHIAVTFRQKDFAAQVLKLYPSFLELVNEDGNTPLHIAAKIGCLEIAQLLIDSGRDSDQGHDKLACSCSNRNVLRTVNRMGDTALHVAVRNGHFDLVELLIREDVELSTFPNLAGETPVFLAVEGGFFNVARHILRASPAAPPSRGTHGMTALHAALIRTHHELLILSGRESEYYVPDLSLENIRRIIRDSLLNVLGRFGGFRTQQIDIIKELLEKWPEMVKEVDGQKWTPLHYAAHLGHLEATQYLLEVDRSIAYLQNMEGMSAFHLAAKAGHIKVMDELIDHCPDICELLDNKGRTALHLAVANGKAKAVKFTLERKKLEGLINFPDHNGNTPLHLAALYGNCNILMTLTYDQRVDKKVVNKEYLKAIDVIQSNTGIGELRKTRIMQKMEQAGGRQSLRRVIFEERDMQNPSWIAELEVEEIEEFSNSERDLSPNLYSSNSSSRLDDISSTRNKSNKDIRLRNQYNRLRNISGTHLLVAVLIATVTFTAGFTVPGGYKDQGTSQGTAVLTPKVAFKVFLIANALAFYCSTASAFLHFVVSLEENYHLLLRFTKSAAALIYISTLLLGIAFTSGMLVILPGCCSAFFKAILVLGCCFLGFCLFGFI from the exons ATGGACCCCCAACTGTATGAAGCTGCATCCTCGGGGGACTTGGAATTCATCACCCGGCTGAAACCCGACAACTTGATGTATCTCGGCCATCTCACCCCTCTGAACAACACCATTCTTCATATAGCCGTCACCTTCAGGCAAAAGGATTTTGCAGCCCAGGTGCTCAAACTCTACCCGTCTTTCCTGGAACTTGTCAATGAAGATGGCAATACTCCACTCCATATTGCTGCCAAGATTGGCTGCTTGGAAATTGCCCAACTACTAATAGATAGTGGGCGAGATTCTGATCAGGGACATGACAAATTAGCCTGCTCCTGCTCCAACAGGAACGTCCTGAGGACCGTGAACAGGATGGGTGACACGGCTCTGCATGTCGCTGTGAGAAATGGTCACTTTGATCTGGTGGAGTTGCTGATCAGAGAAGATGTTGAGCTGTCCACCTTCCCAAACCTTGCGGGTGAAACTCCAGTTTTCTTGGCCGTGGAAGGAGGGTTCTTCAACGTTGCTCGTCACATATTGCGTGCTTCACCTGCTGCCCCACCGAGTAGAGGCACACATGGGATGACTGCTCTTCACGCGGCCCTAATTCGTACACACCATG AACTTCTTATCCTGTCAGGCAGGGAGTCAGAATACTATGTCCCTGATCTGTCCTTGGAGAACATAAGACGCATTATCCGGGATTCTCTCTTAAATGTACTAGGACGTTTTGGGGGATTCCGAACCCAACAGATAG ATATTATTAAGGAGTTGCTTGAGAAGTGGCCAGAAATGGTGAAAGAAGTGGATGGACAGAAATGGACCCCTCTTCATTACGCAGCACACCTTGGTCATCTCGAGGCAACCCAATATCTTCTAGAAGTCGATAGGTCGATAGCTTACCTTCAAAACATGGAGGGAATGTCTGCTTTCCATCTAGCAGCAAAGGCAGGGCACATAAAGGTCATGGATGAGCTCATAGATCATTGTCCAGACATCTGTGAGTTGCTTGACAACAAGGGAAGGACTGCTCTCCACTTAGCTGTTGCAAACGGAAAAGCTAAAGCGGTTAAATTCACTCTCGAGAGAAAGAAACTCGAGGGCCTCATCAATTTTCCTGATCATAATGGGAATACTCCTTTGCATCTCGCTGCTCTTTATGGCAACTGCAACATTTTGATGACTCTCACTTACGACCAAAGAGTTGACAAGAAGGTTGTGAACAAGGAGTATCTGAAGGCAATTGATGTCATTCAATCGAACACAGGTATCGGAGAGCTTAGAAAG ACGAGGATCATGCAGAAGATGGAGCAAGCAGGAGGTCGACAAAGTCTACGAAGAGTGATCTTTGAAGAGAGAGATATGCAGAATCCCAGCTGGATAGCTGAGCTCGAAGTGGAGGAAATTgaagaattttcaaatagtGAGCGAGATCTTTCTCCTAACCTATacagcagcaacagcagcagcagattGGATGATATAAGCAGCACTAGAAATAAAAGCAACAAGGACATCAGGTTGCGGAACCAATACAACCGTCTTAGGAATATCTCGGGGACTCACTTGCTGGTTGCAGTACTCATAGCTACAGTAACTTTCACGGCAGGGTTTACAGTTCCAGGAGGTTATAAGGATCAAGGAACCTCGCAGGGAACAGCAGTTCTCACCCCAAAGGTAGCTTTTAAGGTATTCTTGATTGCTAACGCCCTTGCCTTCTACTGCTCCACAGCCTCGGCATTCCTTCACTTCGTGGTCTCTCTCGAGGAGAACTACCACCTCCTCCTGCGTTTCACGAAATCAGCAGCAGCACTCATTTACATCTCGACACTGTTGCTAGGCATTGCCTTCACTTCAGGAATGCTGGTTATTTTGCCAGGGTGCTGCTCGGCATTCTTTAAGGCTATCTTGGTGCTCGGCTGCTGCTTTCTTGGTTTTTGCCTGTTCGGGTTTATATGA